Proteins encoded by one window of Blautia luti:
- a CDS encoding FtsW/RodA/SpoVE family cell cycle protein, with protein sequence MLKQYKLRFYNFRLVVFLLAISMIGVTLVGTAASDLKSKQFVGVILGVIFMLILSLMDYSWLMNFQWIMYGFNIVMLVIVRIAGNSANGAARWISIGSFTFQPTELSKIILIVFFAKFFMDNEEHLNTPKTLGLSAILLAVPLFLILQQPDLKNTITVIVIFCIMIYIAGLSYKIIGGALLIAVPLLIIFLSIVVQPDQKLIKDYQRDRIMSFLYPENEEYSDNIEQQNNSKTAIASGELVGKKLSGDDSVTSVNQGNFVSENQTDFIFAVAGEEYGFLGCVVIILLLLAISFECIRMSLRAKDLSGKILCCGVGGLVALQSFINICVATGLAPNTGTPLPFVSYGLTSLISLYIGMGLVLNVGLQSSTYNKEIMKKEIDRREEYL encoded by the coding sequence ATGTTAAAGCAATATAAGTTACGATTTTATAATTTCAGACTGGTAGTGTTTCTGCTTGCCATCAGTATGATTGGTGTTACACTGGTTGGAACTGCTGCTTCAGATCTGAAGTCTAAACAGTTTGTAGGAGTGATTCTGGGTGTAATCTTTATGTTAATATTGTCACTGATGGATTATTCCTGGCTGATGAATTTTCAGTGGATCATGTATGGATTTAACATCGTTATGCTGGTGATAGTACGTATTGCCGGAAACAGTGCCAACGGTGCAGCCAGATGGATCAGTATCGGATCCTTTACATTTCAGCCTACAGAGTTATCGAAGATTATACTGATTGTGTTTTTTGCAAAATTTTTCATGGATAATGAGGAACATCTGAATACACCGAAAACTCTTGGACTGTCAGCAATACTTCTTGCAGTACCGTTGTTTCTGATTCTGCAGCAGCCTGACCTGAAAAATACCATTACTGTTATTGTTATATTCTGTATTATGATCTATATCGCAGGTTTAAGTTATAAGATCATAGGAGGGGCTCTCCTGATCGCAGTACCGCTTTTGATCATCTTTTTGTCAATTGTGGTCCAACCGGATCAGAAACTGATCAAAGATTATCAGAGAGACCGTATTATGTCTTTCCTGTATCCTGAAAATGAAGAATATTCAGATAATATCGAACAGCAGAATAATTCCAAAACTGCTATCGCATCAGGAGAGCTGGTTGGAAAGAAATTAAGTGGTGATGACAGTGTAACTTCTGTAAATCAGGGTAATTTTGTTTCTGAGAATCAGACAGACTTTATTTTTGCAGTTGCAGGTGAGGAATATGGATTTCTGGGATGTGTGGTAATCATATTGTTGCTGCTGGCAATTTCTTTTGAATGTATCCGGATGAGCCTGCGGGCGAAGGATCTGTCAGGAAAGATCCTTTGCTGCGGCGTAGGCGGTCTGGTTGCACTTCAGAGTTTTATTAACATCTGTGTTGCTACAGGACTTGCACCAAATACAGGTACACCTCTTCCATTTGTAAGCTATGGACTGACTTCTCTGATCAGTTTGTATATTGGTATGGGACTTGTTCTCAATGTAGGTCTTCAGAGCAGCACATACAACAAAGAAATCATGAAAAAGGAAATAGACAGGAGAGAGGAATACTTATGA
- the dtd gene encoding D-aminoacyl-tRNA deacylase, whose amino-acid sequence MRLLIQRVNHAQVAVDGNICGKIGKGLLVFIGVGHEDTRQIADKYLKKLLGLRIFEDENGKTNLSLADVKGELLMISQFTLYADCKRGNRPGFTNAGAPDMANELYQYMIQEARKQIPVVEEGIFGADMKVSLENDGPFTIILDEAIM is encoded by the coding sequence ATGAGATTACTGATCCAGCGTGTAAATCACGCACAGGTTGCTGTAGATGGCAATATCTGCGGTAAAATCGGAAAAGGGTTGCTGGTTTTTATCGGCGTAGGGCACGAAGATACCAGGCAGATTGCTGATAAATATCTGAAAAAGCTCCTGGGGCTTCGTATTTTTGAGGATGAAAACGGGAAAACAAACCTGTCACTGGCAGATGTAAAAGGAGAACTTCTGATGATTTCCCAGTTTACGCTTTATGCAGACTGTAAACGTGGAAACCGCCCTGGTTTCACAAATGCAGGAGCGCCGGATATGGCCAATGAACTTTATCAGTATATGATCCAGGAAGCCCGGAAACAGATCCCGGTAGTGGAAGAGGGGATTTTCGGTGCAGATATGAAGGTTTCTTTAGAAAATGATGGACCTTTTACCATTATTCTGGATGAAGCAATTATGTAA
- the minD gene encoding septum site-determining protein MinD — protein sequence MSEVIVITSGKGGVGKTTTAANIGTGLAMLGKKVVVVDTDIGLRNLDVVLGLENRIVYNLVDVINGNCRLRQALIKDKRHPDLCLLPSAQTKDKTAVSPEQMIKLTDDLREQFDYVLLDCPAGIEQGFKNAIAGADKALVVTTPEVSAIRDADRIIGLLEANDIRDIHLIINRLRPDMIARGDMMSVDDVTEILAVDLIGTILDDEQIVIATNQGEPLSGKGSQAEEEYQNICRRLMGEEVPFSDINQKKGFFKRLGNMFRK from the coding sequence ATGAGTGAAGTCATTGTGATTACTTCCGGAAAAGGCGGAGTAGGTAAAACTACGACAGCTGCCAATATAGGAACCGGTCTTGCCATGCTAGGAAAGAAGGTTGTGGTAGTAGATACAGATATCGGTCTTCGTAACCTGGATGTAGTTCTTGGACTTGAAAACAGGATCGTGTATAATCTGGTAGATGTGATAAACGGGAACTGCCGTCTGCGTCAGGCTCTGATCAAAGATAAGCGTCATCCGGATCTGTGCCTTCTTCCATCAGCACAGACGAAAGATAAGACAGCTGTTTCACCGGAACAGATGATCAAGCTTACAGATGACCTGAGAGAACAGTTTGATTATGTACTTCTGGATTGCCCTGCAGGAATTGAGCAGGGATTTAAAAATGCTATTGCAGGAGCTGATAAAGCACTGGTAGTTACAACTCCGGAGGTTTCCGCGATCAGAGATGCAGACCGTATCATTGGTCTGTTGGAAGCTAACGATATCCGTGATATTCATTTGATCATAAATCGCCTCAGACCGGATATGATAGCCAGAGGTGATATGATGTCTGTGGATGATGTGACTGAAATCCTTGCTGTAGATCTCATAGGAACGATTTTGGATGACGAGCAGATCGTGATCGCAACCAATCAGGGAGAACCGCTTTCAGGCAAGGGATCTCAGGCTGAAGAGGAGTACCAAAATATCTGCAGGCGTTTGATGGGAGAAGAGGTTCCTTTCAGCGACATTAACCAGAAGAAGGGATTCTTTAAAAGACTGGGAAATATGTTCAGAAAATAA
- a CDS encoding tyrosine-type recombinase/integrase, translated as MDNYADYNDNKKVTYHEQTDILNILKLRAVLKTLPDFCKDYFRAMDPLTTTKTRISYAYDIRIFFQFLLDENPVFKDCSMKDFTVDVLDQIKAVDIEEYQEYLKVYKNGDKTETNGERGLKRKISALRSFYAYYYKHEFIKTNPTVLIDVPKTHEKSIIRLDADEVAMLLDYIEHCGDELTGQKRVYYEKTKERDLAIVTLLLGTGIRVSECVGLDVEDVDFKNNGIKVTRKGGNEMVVYFGREVEKALKKYIEVRENIVSIAGHEHALFYSTQRKRIGIQAVENLVKKYSRAITTTKKITPHKLRSTYGTALYQETGDIYLVADVLGHRDVNTTKKHYAAMDDARRRKAATAVHLRED; from the coding sequence ATGGACAATTACGCAGATTATAATGATAATAAAAAAGTTACTTACCATGAGCAAACCGATATTCTGAATATCCTGAAGCTTCGTGCTGTTTTAAAAACGCTTCCTGATTTCTGTAAGGATTATTTTCGCGCTATGGATCCGCTTACTACTACAAAAACGCGAATTTCCTATGCCTATGATATCCGTATCTTTTTCCAGTTTTTGCTGGATGAGAATCCTGTTTTTAAGGATTGTTCTATGAAAGATTTCACTGTGGATGTTTTGGATCAGATTAAAGCAGTTGATATTGAGGAATATCAGGAATATCTGAAAGTCTACAAAAACGGGGACAAAACCGAGACAAACGGCGAACGTGGATTAAAGAGAAAAATCTCTGCCTTAAGGAGCTTCTATGCATATTATTATAAGCATGAATTTATCAAAACTAATCCAACTGTTCTCATAGACGTTCCGAAAACTCATGAAAAAAGCATTATCCGACTTGATGCCGATGAAGTTGCTATGCTTCTGGATTATATAGAACACTGTGGCGATGAGCTTACCGGTCAGAAACGTGTTTATTACGAAAAAACCAAGGAACGTGATTTAGCGATCGTTACTCTCCTGCTTGGTACAGGAATCCGTGTATCCGAGTGCGTAGGACTGGATGTTGAAGATGTGGATTTTAAAAATAATGGAATTAAAGTCACCCGAAAAGGCGGCAATGAAATGGTGGTATATTTTGGCCGTGAAGTAGAAAAAGCCCTGAAAAAATATATAGAAGTCCGTGAAAATATAGTTTCCATAGCCGGGCATGAACACGCTCTCTTCTATTCTACCCAGAGAAAAAGAATCGGCATCCAGGCCGTTGAAAATCTGGTAAAGAAATACTCCCGTGCAATCACGACTACCAAGAAAATCACTCCACATAAGCTTCGCAGTACCTATGGCACTGCTCTGTACCAGGAAACCGGTGATATTTACCTTGTAGCCGATGTATTAGGCCATAGAGACGTAAATACCACTAAGAAGCATTATGCAGCCATGGATGATGCCAGACGCCGTAAAGCAGCCACTGCAGTTCATTTACGGGAAGATTGA
- a CDS encoding D-alanyl-D-alanine carboxypeptidase family protein: protein MRLGKSSPQKTPEKKSATPYKNMSGNRNIRKESARPVHTTVLPKSQRPSRQLELTEQKKAKAAVQKRSRYKRARGKRIGHTILLLLILVLAAGGAYVAMQIMRGNYVGKPVQAFDSSQVFTNSLASKENMKTTSFAQKLCVSSKGDVDKIQNVSLEDDQSGLLFSLNNHKVLYAKGIYDKVYPASITKIMTAMLALKSGKLDDNVTISQENVTLEEGSQVCGFSAGDQVTLDQLLHCLLVYSGNDAASAIAEYVGGSTENFVQMMNSYAAALGCTGTHFTNPHGLQDENHYTTPYDIYLMLNEAMKYKEFTEITQLSSYTVNYTGADGSALSTTLQATDHYLTGEATPPKDVTILGGKTGTTDSAGNCLAILTQNAYGKTFVSIVMGASSKDLLYQEMNSLLQNINS, encoded by the coding sequence ATGAGATTAGGAAAGTCATCTCCTCAGAAGACACCTGAGAAAAAGTCAGCGACACCGTACAAAAATATGTCAGGGAACAGAAATATCAGAAAAGAAAGTGCAAGACCGGTTCATACGACTGTACTTCCAAAGTCTCAGAGACCTTCCCGACAGCTGGAACTGACAGAACAGAAAAAAGCAAAAGCTGCCGTTCAGAAGAGATCCCGTTATAAACGTGCCAGAGGGAAGCGAATCGGCCATACGATACTGCTTCTTCTCATACTGGTGCTGGCCGCAGGCGGTGCTTATGTGGCAATGCAGATCATGAGAGGAAACTATGTCGGAAAACCGGTTCAGGCATTTGATTCTTCACAGGTTTTTACGAATAGTCTGGCTTCAAAAGAAAACATGAAAACAACCTCTTTTGCCCAGAAATTATGTGTTTCTTCTAAAGGCGATGTGGACAAGATACAGAATGTATCTTTAGAAGATGATCAGAGCGGTCTGTTGTTCAGTCTGAACAACCATAAAGTATTATATGCAAAGGGAATTTATGATAAGGTTTATCCGGCAAGTATTACCAAGATCATGACTGCAATGCTTGCATTGAAAAGTGGGAAACTGGATGATAACGTAACGATTTCCCAGGAAAATGTTACATTGGAAGAAGGTTCTCAGGTGTGTGGGTTCTCAGCAGGTGATCAGGTAACATTGGATCAGCTTTTGCATTGTCTTCTGGTATATTCAGGAAATGATGCAGCTTCTGCTATCGCTGAATATGTGGGTGGAAGTACAGAGAATTTTGTCCAAATGATGAACAGCTATGCGGCAGCACTGGGATGCACAGGGACACATTTCACTAATCCACATGGTCTTCAGGATGAAAATCATTATACCACACCATATGATATTTATCTGATGTTGAATGAAGCGATGAAGTATAAGGAATTTACAGAAATTACACAGTTGTCTTCCTATACAGTTAATTATACAGGTGCAGATGGTTCCGCATTGAGTACAACCCTTCAGGCTACTGATCATTATCTTACAGGAGAGGCAACTCCGCCGAAAGATGTGACAATCCTTGGGGGAAAAACAGGAACAACAGACTCAGCCGGCAATTGTCTGGCTATTCTGACGCAGAATGCTTACGGAAAGACTTTCGTATCTATTGTGATGGGAGCCTCCAGTAAAGATCTTCTGTATCAGGAAATGAATTCTCTGCTTCAGAATATTAACAGTTAA
- the minE gene encoding cell division topological specificity factor MinE — MRAFFREKKRSAGYARDRMKLLLISERIDCSPQMMKMLRNDLIHTVKKYLTIDEEQVKIQISQEPAVLHAYIPVRNKKDR; from the coding sequence GTGAGAGCTTTTTTCAGGGAAAAGAAACGCTCCGCAGGATATGCCAGGGACAGGATGAAACTGCTCCTTATATCAGAACGGATAGACTGCTCTCCGCAAATGATGAAAATGTTACGGAATGACCTGATACATACCGTGAAGAAATACCTTACCATTGATGAAGAACAGGTAAAAATACAGATTTCACAGGAGCCGGCAGTGCTTCATGCGTATATTCCTGTTCGGAATAAAAAGGACAGATAA
- a CDS encoding GTP pyrophosphokinase — protein sequence MKKMRNIEELKDLREQGRNLIERKRDEFVRNSLLSDEFLEMLEKNKKPMDLLMSYYKCAIMEIETKFKVLNQEYSLQYDKNPIESIKTRVKSYDSLLRKIRRKNIPLTLDSIEKNINDIAGVRVICSFPDDIYEIAESFLNQDDITLIEEKDYIKNPKPSGYRSLHLIVQVPIFLQNTKKFVTVEVQLRTIAMDFWASLEHKMRYKKNIAPDQIKFLQDELSDCAKQSAALDERMQNIRNVIIQNSPEEEDEEGIFLPMGLPITRENRRKQL from the coding sequence ATGAAGAAAATGAGAAACATAGAAGAATTAAAAGATTTAAGGGAGCAGGGAAGAAATCTGATCGAACGAAAGCGGGATGAATTTGTAAGAAACAGTCTGCTTTCGGATGAATTCCTGGAGATGCTTGAGAAGAACAAAAAGCCCATGGATCTGCTGATGTCTTATTATAAATGTGCAATTATGGAAATAGAGACCAAATTCAAGGTTTTAAATCAGGAATATTCTTTGCAGTATGATAAAAATCCAATAGAAAGCATCAAGACCCGGGTAAAATCTTATGACAGTCTGCTGCGGAAAATACGCAGAAAAAATATTCCTCTGACATTGGATTCCATAGAAAAAAATATTAATGATATTGCAGGAGTCAGAGTCATCTGTTCTTTTCCTGACGACATTTATGAGATCGCAGAAAGTTTTTTGAACCAGGACGATATTACCCTCATTGAGGAAAAGGACTATATCAAAAATCCTAAACCCAGTGGCTACAGAAGTCTTCATCTGATCGTACAGGTACCGATCTTTTTGCAGAATACCAAGAAATTTGTAACTGTTGAAGTACAGCTTCGCACTATAGCAATGGACTTCTGGGCAAGCCTTGAGCATAAGATGAGATATAAGAAAAATATCGCCCCGGATCAGATCAAATTTCTTCAGGATGAACTTTCTGACTGTGCAAAGCAGAGTGCAGCACTGGATGAACGGATGCAGAATATCCGAAACGTGATCATTCAGAACTCTCCGGAGGAAGAAGATGAAGAGGGAATCTTTCTTCCTATGGGGCTGCCCATTACACGAGAAAACAGGAGAAAACAATTATGA
- a CDS encoding acyl-CoA thioesterase, with product MYIYLRKAQYHETDQMGIIHHSNYVKWMEEARIGYMDQMGFSYKKVEELGVISPVVEISVSYKKQVSFDDEIEIRVSIKKYNGISLEFNYEFFNRTKNEICTTAYSRHCFLKDECLISVKKTIPELDHAISDCMGSKTEHTGRGNSNTGIS from the coding sequence ATGTACATATATTTACGTAAAGCTCAATATCATGAAACAGATCAAATGGGTATCATTCATCATTCCAATTATGTAAAATGGATGGAAGAAGCCCGGATTGGATATATGGATCAGATGGGGTTCAGTTATAAAAAAGTAGAAGAACTGGGAGTGATATCTCCTGTAGTAGAAATTTCTGTTTCTTATAAAAAACAGGTTTCATTTGATGATGAGATTGAAATCCGTGTAAGTATAAAAAAATATAATGGTATTTCTCTGGAATTTAACTATGAATTCTTTAACCGGACTAAAAATGAAATCTGTACCACCGCATATTCCAGACATTGTTTCCTGAAGGATGAATGTCTGATTTCTGTTAAAAAGACAATTCCTGAACTGGATCATGCAATATCAGATTGTATGGGATCAAAAACAGAACACACCGGAAGAGGCAACAGTAACACAGGAATATCTTAA
- a CDS encoding twitching motility protein PilT — translation MVELIVGKKGKGKTKVLLDKVNGAVKEANGSIVYLDKSTKHMYELNNKVRLIDVSGFPIKNADEFVGFICGILSQDHDLEQVYLDSFLKVAKLEDKDITATLSQLDEIGKQFNVTFVISVSLDKEEVPEAFHDKIAVAL, via the coding sequence ATGGTTGAACTGATTGTAGGAAAGAAAGGCAAAGGCAAAACAAAAGTACTGTTAGATAAAGTAAATGGTGCAGTAAAAGAGGCAAATGGAAGCATTGTCTACTTAGACAAGAGCACAAAACATATGTACGAACTCAATAACAAAGTACGTCTCATTGATGTATCCGGATTCCCGATTAAGAATGCAGATGAATTTGTTGGATTTATCTGTGGTATTCTTTCTCAGGATCACGATCTTGAACAGGTATATCTTGACAGCTTCCTTAAAGTTGCGAAACTGGAAGACAAAGATATTACAGCTACTCTGTCACAGTTAGATGAGATTGGCAAACAGTTTAACGTTACTTTTGTAATCAGCGTATCTTTAGACAAAGAAGAAGTTCCTGAAGCATTCCACGATAAGATTGCAGTGGCTTTATAA
- a CDS encoding peptidoglycan DD-metalloendopeptidase family protein, with amino-acid sequence MKKRRYLLAVICLFIAVVCSGGFIQSSAVTVQAAAKTTGFVKKGNYWYFYDKKGKLIKGWYQPSSGRKYYFGKTGAAKSGILTINGKKYCFNAKGRMLTTWQTVNGKTYFFDEKNGYMYTGWITTPAGNKYYFWKDGVIRSGFHKVGKTYYCFSNKGKMLKNCFQKNGRSTYYLKADGKMAKGRYKVKGVWYSFNRNNGRLVKNGWYKETDGSYYYAAANGKLVKGFYKPDAYYRYFRKSDCKLLTGWQEIDGERYYFKSTNGIRYDSCFLTLSGHRYYFLSDGKLCTGKWFSKNGSRYYAQPNGVLATGWLKLNNKKYYLNPSTGARETGWVTIRGKQYYFSPSTGAMAVRQWIDKNNYVGDDGALIPDYQKVSFRWPLKGYKYISSYFGKRQSPGGIGSTSHKGIDIPAPIGTPIYAAAGGTVVALQKPSASGGAGYYTMINHGRGLITEYMHQSKFYPTLKVGATVRKGQIIGYVGNTGNSTGAHLHFGVKVNGVNQNPLNYVKQPS; translated from the coding sequence ATGAAAAAGAGAAGGTATCTGCTTGCTGTGATCTGTCTTTTTATCGCAGTTGTATGTTCCGGGGGGTTCATACAATCTTCTGCAGTTACAGTTCAGGCGGCAGCAAAAACAACAGGTTTTGTTAAAAAAGGAAATTACTGGTATTTTTATGACAAAAAAGGAAAGCTGATAAAAGGATGGTATCAGCCTTCTTCCGGCCGTAAATACTATTTTGGAAAAACCGGTGCAGCCAAATCCGGTATCCTTACGATCAATGGGAAAAAATACTGTTTTAACGCAAAGGGACGAATGCTGACTACCTGGCAGACGGTAAACGGCAAGACTTATTTCTTTGATGAAAAAAACGGATATATGTATACCGGATGGATTACCACTCCGGCAGGAAATAAATACTATTTCTGGAAAGACGGTGTAATACGTTCCGGTTTTCATAAAGTAGGAAAAACCTATTATTGTTTTTCAAATAAGGGTAAAATGCTGAAAAACTGCTTTCAGAAGAATGGCAGATCTACCTACTATCTGAAAGCTGATGGAAAGATGGCCAAAGGCCGTTATAAAGTCAAAGGCGTCTGGTATTCTTTTAACCGTAATAACGGACGACTGGTAAAAAATGGATGGTATAAAGAAACAGATGGTTCCTATTATTACGCTGCAGCTAATGGAAAACTGGTAAAGGGATTCTATAAACCGGATGCCTATTACAGATATTTCAGGAAATCTGATTGTAAATTGCTGACTGGCTGGCAGGAGATAGATGGAGAACGATATTATTTTAAATCCACGAATGGAATCCGTTATGACAGCTGTTTCCTGACTTTATCCGGACATCGCTATTATTTTCTGTCTGATGGGAAACTCTGTACCGGCAAATGGTTTTCCAAAAATGGATCTAGGTATTATGCACAACCAAATGGTGTACTGGCTACAGGATGGCTGAAGCTGAACAATAAAAAATATTATCTGAATCCGTCTACCGGTGCCCGCGAGACAGGGTGGGTGACTATTCGTGGCAAACAGTATTATTTCAGTCCGTCTACCGGAGCAATGGCAGTCAGGCAATGGATTGATAAGAATAATTACGTAGGAGATGACGGAGCACTGATTCCAGATTATCAAAAGGTTTCTTTCCGCTGGCCATTAAAAGGCTATAAGTATATCAGCAGTTATTTCGGAAAGAGACAGTCACCAGGTGGTATTGGCTCCACAAGCCATAAAGGAATTGATATCCCGGCTCCTATAGGAACGCCCATCTATGCAGCTGCCGGCGGCACAGTTGTAGCTTTGCAAAAGCCTTCTGCAAGCGGCGGAGCAGGGTATTATACCATGATCAACCATGGGAGAGGACTGATCACCGAATATATGCATCAGTCCAAATTCTATCCAACCCTGAAAGTAGGAGCTACCGTAAGAAAAGGACAGATTATTGGTTATGTGGGAAATACAGGAAACAGTACAGGTGCTCATCTGCATTTCGGTGTTAAGGTAAACGGTGTGAATCAGAATCCTTTAAACTATGTGAAACAACCATCCTGA